Proteins from a genomic interval of Chionomys nivalis chromosome 7, mChiNiv1.1, whole genome shotgun sequence:
- the Znf652 gene encoding zinc finger protein 652 gives MSYPASPCQELAENCAVRAAGMAQEDSRRGQAPPAFYHGASQELDLSTKVYKRESGSPYSVLVDTKMSKPHLHETEEQPYFRETRAVSDVHTVKEDRENSDDTEEEEEVSYKREQIIVEVNLNNQTLNVSKGEKGVSPQSKETPVLKTSSEEGEEESEEEATDDSNDYGENERQKKKEKRVEKVRVTQRRTRRTASVAAAATSPAPRTTRGRRKSAELPKRKKRAAKEPKAPVQKAKCEERETLTCEKCPRVFNTRWYLEKHMNVTHRRMQICDKCGKKFVLESELSLHQQTDCEKNIQCVSCNKSFKKLWSLHEHIKIVHGYAEKKFACEICEKKFYTMAHVRKHMVAHTKDMPFTCETCGKSFKRSMSLKVHSLQHSGEKPFRCENCDERFQYKYQLRSHMSIHIGHKQFMCQWCGKDFNMKQYFDEHMKTHTGEKPFICEICGKSFTSRPNMKRHRRTHTGEKPYPCDVCGQRFRFSNMLKAHKEKCFRVTSPVNVPPAVQIPLSTAPAAPAPAVANTPTSPAPAVSMNPVGGALPSRPVPHPFSHLHIHTHPHHAHHLPIPPVPHLPPPPALFKSEPLNHRGQSEDTFLRHLTEKNSAPQAQHH, from the exons ATGAGCTACCCAGCCAGTCCTTGCCAGGAGCTGGCTGAGAACTGTGCAGTGCGTGCAGCAGGAATGGCACAGGAAGACAGCCGTCGCGGTCAGGCGCCACCCGCCTTCTACCATGGTGCCAGCCAGGAGCTCGACCTGTCCACCAAAGTGTACAAAAGGGAGTCTGGAAGCCCTTATTCTGTGCTAGTGGACACCAAGATGAGCAAACCACATCTCCACGAGACCGAGGAGCAGCCATATTTCAGGGAGACAAGGGCAGTGTCTGATGTGCACACTGTCAAGGAAGACCGGGAGAATTCTGATGACacggaagaggaggaagaagtctCTTACAAAAGGGAGCAGATCATAGTGGAGGTAAACCTTAATAATCAAACATTAAATGTATCTAAAGGGGAAAAGGGTGTCTCTCCTCAGTCCAAAGAGACTCCTGTTCTTAAGACAAGCAgcgaggaaggagaggaagagagcgaGGAGGAGGCCACAGATGACAGCAATGACTACGGAGAGAATGAACggcagaagaaaaaggagaagcgAGTGGAGAAAGTCAGGGTTACACAAAGGCGAACCCGAAGAACTGCCTCTGTTGCTGCAGCTGCCACTTCCCCTGCACCTCGCACAACTCGAGGCCGTAGGAAGAGTGCAGAGCTACCCAAGCGGAAGAAGCGGGCCGCCAAGGAGCCCAAAGCTCCTGTCCAGAAAGCTaagtgtgaagagagagagactctgaccTGTGAGAAGTGCCCCAGGGTCTTTAATACTCGCTGGTACCTGGAGAAGCACATGAACGTTACTCACAGGCGCATGCAGATCTGTGATAAGTGTGGCAAGAAGTTTGTCCTGGAAAGTGAGCTGTCCCTTCACCAGCAAACAGACTGTGAAAAAAACATTCAG TGTGTTTCCTGTAACAAGTCCTTCAAGAAACTCTGGTCTCTTCATGAACATATCAAGATTGTCCATGGatatgcagaaaaaaaatttGCCTGTGAGATTTGTGAGAAGAAGTTCTATACCATGGCTCACGTGCGGAAACACATGGTCG CACACACAAAAGACATGCCATTTACATGTGAAACCTGTGGAAAGTCTTTCAAGCGCAGCATGTCACTGAAGGTGCACTCCTTGCAGCACTCTGGAGAGAAGCCCTTCCGATGTGAG AACTGCGACGAGAGGTTCCAGTACAAGTACCAGCTCCGCTCGCACATGAGCATCCACATTGGGCACAAACAGTTCATGTGCCAGTGGTGCGGCAAGGACTTCAACATGAAGCAGTACTTTGATGAACACATGAAGACACACACTG GAGAGAAACCTTTTATCTGTGAAATCTGTGGCAAAAGCTTCACCAGTCGCCCCAACATGAAGAGGCACCGCAGAACTCACACGGGCGAGAAGCCTTACCCCTGTGACGTGTGTGGCCAGCGGTTCCGTTTCTCCAACATGCTGAAGGCCCACAAGGAGAAGTGCTTCCGAGTGACCAGCCCAGTGAACGTACCGCCAGCTGTCCAGATCCCTCTGTCCACGGCGCCAGCTGCTCCCGCTCCAGCTGTGGCCAACACTCCTACGAGCCCAGCCCCCGCAGTCAGTATGAACCCAGTGGGTGGCGCGCTTCCCTCAAGGCCGGTCCCGCATCCTTTCTCGCACCTGCACATCCACACGCATCCACACCACGCACATCACCTCCCCATCCCACCTGTGCCTCACCTGCCCCCACCTCCGGCCCTCTTCAAGAGTGAGCCCCtaaaccacagaggccagagtgaGGACACCTTCCTGAGGCATCTGACAGAGAAGAACAGCGCGCCCCAGGCCCAGCATCATTAG